In a genomic window of Lathamus discolor isolate bLatDis1 chromosome 4, bLatDis1.hap1, whole genome shotgun sequence:
- the CLDN34 gene encoding claudin-34 has product MNSLVSSSHLQLAAFALGTVGWILCTVSMGTVEWRVWHVDNTTIISSGIAWVGIWKVCFISYLQVSPGYKEQFCHKFSGYDSSIPAEIYAAQGLLLIAMFTGLLGLTATIFALRNVYMGIVHKTLITRFFLVGGCFYIFAGLCVLIPVSWNFYSVAHNQSIAFPPSYYMPSSPAAQEVGAAIPVGIVAVILLLLSGIFSLLYRFPVTTNTITKC; this is encoded by the coding sequence ATGAACTCCCTGGTCAGCAGCTCACATCTCCAGCTGGCTGCCTTTGCTCTGGGTACTGTAGGCTGGATCCTGTGCACTGTTTCAATGGGAACTGTGGAATGGAGAGTGTGGCATGTGGACAACACCACCATCATCTCCTCTGGCATTGCCTGGGTGGGGATTTGGAAAGTCTGCTTCATCAGTTACCTTCAGGTCTCACCCGGCTATAAAGAACAGTTCTGCCATAAATTCAGTGGTTACGACTCCTCCATCCCAGCTGAAATCTATGCTGCTCAGGGTCTCCTGTTGATCGCCATGTTCACGGGCTTGCTGGGACTGACTGCCACAATCTTTGCTCTGAGGAATGTTTATATGGGAATCGTTCACAAAACTCTCATTACCCGTTTCTTCCTGGTGGGTGGCTGCTTCTACATATTTGCTGGTCTGTGTGTCCTGATTCCTGTGAGCTGGAATTTCTACTCTGTAGCACATAACCAGAGCATTGCTTTTCCTCCATCTTACTACATGCCCTCAAGCCCAGCGGCACAGGAAGTTGGTGCTGCCATTCCTGTCGGGATTGTAGCTGTCATCCTCCTGCTGCTAAGTgggattttttctctcttgtacAGATTTCCGGTGACCACAAACACTATCACAAAATGCTGA